A stretch of the Perca flavescens isolate YP-PL-M2 chromosome 10, PFLA_1.0, whole genome shotgun sequence genome encodes the following:
- the LOC114562785 gene encoding glutamine amidotransferase-like class 1 domain-containing protein 3A, mitochondrial, translating to MAKRVAVILSGCGVYDGTEIHEASAVLVHLSRAGAKVQMFAPNADQMHVVNHCEGKPTEEKRNILQESARIARGDVTDLANLDVSAFDALIIPGGFGVAKNLSDWAVKNKDCTIQPHLEKLIKAFHKAGKPLGMCCISPILAAKILPGCELTVGQDKECEKWPYAQTAGAVKEMGCKHVNTDVEKAHVDVKNKLVTTSAFMCNAPFHSVFDGIGALVKETLKLA from the exons ATGGCAAAGCGTGTTGCAGTTATTCTCTCAGGCTGTGGAGTCTATGACGGCACAGAGATCCACGAGGCCTCCGCTGTCCTCGTCCATCTGAGTCGCGCTGGAGCAAAA GTGCAGATGTTTGCTCCGAATGCAGATCAGATGCATGTTGTAAATCACTGTGAGGGGAAACCTACTGAGGAGAAAAGAAACATCCTGCAGGAAAGTGCTCGCATTGCAAGGGGTGACGTGACTGATCTGGCCAATTTAGATGTTTCAGCATTTGACGCCCTCATCATCCCAG GGGGCTTTGGTGTGGCGAAGAACCTGAGTGACTGGGCAGTGAAGAATAAGGACTGCACCATCCAGCCACATTTAGAGAAGCTCATCAAGGCTTTCCACAAAGCTGGAAAGCCACTGGGCATGTGCTGCATCTCCCCCATCCTCGCTGCCAAAATCCTGCCCGGCTGTGAGCTCACTGTGGGACAGGACAAAGAGTGTGAAAA gTGGCCGTATGCTCAGACAGCAGGTGCTGTGAAGGAGATGGGCTGCAAACACGTCAACACGGATGTGGAGAAAGCACACGTTGATGTCAAAAATAAGCTGGTCACCACCAGTGCATTCATGTGCAATGCTCCCTTTCACAGTGTTTTTGATGGAATAGGAGCCTTGGTTAAAGAGACACTGAAACTGGCTTAA
- the zgc:174917 gene encoding uncharacterized protein zgc:174917 produces the protein MTTSMAEQQEIYNQQGFLSALPVLNDTELKEARRAFSELEKELGEDYTQYSLHNVHIQYPWVKGLTKHPQILKVVKAILGPDVILLDSRFICKYPTVKPDIQETNEGEPKPELPYVAWHQDMRYWGIAGGPVLSVWLALDDSVQENGALQVIPGSHLAGMLPHRQAIRSGNMLSVNQEIPDELVQAGEAVLCPLLAGQMSIHDGLLVHASEPNSSQRRRCGFVIRYIPTCAYPIQDPDRPRKFAATALVCGTDQFNHFSNTTK, from the exons ATGACTACATCCATGGCTGAACAGCAAGAGATCTACAACCAGCAGGGCTTCCTCTCTGCGCTGCCTGTGTTGAATGACACTGAGCTGAAGGAGGCCAGACGTGCCTTTTCTGAGCTGGAAAAAGAATTAG GTGAAGACTACACCCAGTACAGCCTCCACAATGTTCATATTCAGTATCCATGGGTGAAGGGTCTGACCAAACACCCtcaaatcttaaaagtggtCAAAGCCATCCTGGGACCTGACGTGATCTTGCTGGACTCCCGCTTCATCTGTAAATACCCAACAGTCAAACCTGACATCCAGGAGACTAATGAAGGAGAACCCAAACCTGAACTTCCATATGTTGCCTGGCATCAGGATATGAG GTATTGGGGTATTGCTGGTGGCCCTGTTCTCTCTGTGTGGCTCGCTTTGGATGACTCAGTGCAAGAAAATGGCGCCCTTCAGGTCATCCCAG GGAGCCACCTCGCTGGCATGTTGCCCCATCGCCAGGCCATCCGCTCTGGAAACATGCTGTCAGTCAATCAGGAGATCCCAGACGAGCTAGTTCAGGCTGGTGAAGCTGTGTTATGCCCTCTGTTAGCTGGGCAGATGTCT atTCATGATGGCCTCCTCGTCCATGCCAGTGAGCCCAACAGTTCCCAGAGGAGGCGCTGTGGGTTTGTGATTCGTTATATTCCCACCTGTGCATATCCCATACAG GATCCTGATCGTCCCAGGAAATTTGCTGCGACAGCGCTGGTTTGTGGAACAGATCAGTTCAATCATTTCTCCAACACAACCAAATGA
- the si:ch211-153b23.7 gene encoding uncharacterized protein si:ch211-153b23.7: protein MDGDVLSLSSSSSLSSSAVAGTQKDISPKSDSSLPQSQQDHKSTEELWTEDVSPVGGRLLSTEEQVTLITESMTVTSTDQEKLLLLNKNTELRRVNKELMKLNEDWDHVYHSATLGLQHRLETLELENTAIKQLNNRLLLKVEHQQSAKEYYEQALMQELKKNQELHEYIRVVESRMHHPDRDCTPAKQGSFSAVIRGPVSSPTTNTPVGADLSSSHVSGYNPSSSSFPDSSSQEAGMKGKSPRSSTPLGALREVQDLKEQLEALQCQTQIYEAEYQTEHNDHKHTLQENRRLRKKREETRQQVALLQEQLKVYEDDFRRERSDKQMLQRLLLKKTPQNKNPVLIHRCNNEQQPAGGDKRTQNGEKRKQHHPLCPKHSNRDKESD from the exons ATGGATGGAGATGTGCTGTCTTTGTCTTCTTCCTCATCATTATCATCCTCAGCAGTGGCAGGAACGCAGAAAGATATTTCACCAAAGAGTGACAGCAGCCTCCCTCAGAGCCAACAGGATCACAAATCAACTGAAGAATTATG gacaGAGGATGTGAGTCCCGTGGGTGGCAGGCTGCTGTCCACTGAGGAGCAGGTCACTCTGATCACTGAGAGTATGACTGTCACCTCCACTGACCAGGAGAAACTGCTGCTGCTCAACAAGAACACTGAGCTCCGCAGAGTCAACAAAGAG CTGATGAAGCTGAATGAGGACTGGGACCATGTGTACCACAGTGCCACGTTGGGTCTCCAGCACAGACTGGAGACATTGGAGCTGGAGAACACTGCCATCAAACAGCTCAACAACAGACTGCTGCTCAAAGTCGAGCACCAGCAG AGTGCAAAGGAGTACTATGAGCAGGCGTTGATGCAGGAGCTGAAGAAGAACCAGGAGCTGCATGAATACATCAGAGTGGTGGAAAGCAGAATGCACCACCCAGACAGAGACTGCACACCTGCCAAACAG GGCAGCTTCAGTGCTGTGATACGCGGCCCTGTGTCGAGCCCCACCACTAATACTCCAGTAGGTGCCGACCTGTCATCTAGTCACGTCTCTGGATACaacccctcatcctcctcgtTCCCAGATTCTTCCAGCCAAGAGGCAGGGATGAAGGGAAAAAGCCCGAGAAGTAGTACCCCACTGGGAGCACTGAGAGAAGTACAGGATCTAAAAGAACAGCTGGAGGCGCTGCAATGTCAG ACCCAGATTTATGAAGCCGAATATCAGACAGAGCACAAcgaccacaaacacacactgcaggagaaCCGGAGGCTAAGGAAGAAGAGGGAGGAGACACGCCAACAGGTGGCACTACTGCAAGAGCAG CTCAAGGTGTATGAGGATGACTTCCGACGGGAGAGGTCTGACAAACAGATGCTGCAGCGGCTGTTGTTGAAGAAAACTCCTCAAAACAAGAACCCTGTGCTTATTCACCGCTGCAATAATGAGCAGCAGCCAGCAGGTGGAGACAAGAGAACacaaaatggagagaaaagaaaacagcacCACCCACTCTGCCCCAAACACTCAAACAGGGACAAAGAGTCAGACTGA